In a genomic window of Amblyomma americanum isolate KBUSLIRL-KWMA chromosome 4, ASM5285725v1, whole genome shotgun sequence:
- the nero gene encoding deoxyhypusine hydroxylase nero, producing MGKAERTGTYIRNRKKTGLNAIATFQSQAAARHDAGRHFGLRGDSHTAHVCRCAVRSLSLSRKAASMKHVEEAAIRAVGKVLNDKDRPLKERFRALFTLRNLGGECAIDCIASCFTDPSALLKHECAYCLGQMRDPRAIPTLERLLRDEKEEAIVRHEAAEALGAIAEQESVQVLREFAADPTAVVAETCQLALARIAWLASAESRLEAFADSPYSSVDPAPPLLDDGGGVEEQARLLMDKSAPLFERYRAMFSLRNEGTEPAIRALAEGLRCPSSALFRHEVAYVLGQARHEAAVESLGEVLADQRECGMVRHECAEALGSIATGDCFDMLRRFEGDEEPLVRESCAVALDMCEYENSCELQYADTLLKVQPEALI from the coding sequence ATGGGCAAAGCGGAGAGAACAGGTACATATATTCGAAACCGAAAAAAAACTGGACTCAATGCAATCGCCACGTTCCAATCGCAAGCGGCAGCACGGCATGACGCGGGCCGCCATTTTGGTCTCCGCGGTGATTCACACACCGCACACGTCTGCCGGTGCGCCGTGCGGTCGCTGTCGTTATCGAGAAAGGCTGCAAGTATGAAGCACGTGGAAGAGGCGGCCATCCGGGCCGTCGGCAAGGTCCTTAATGACAAAGACCGGCCCTTGAAAGAGCGCTTTCGAGCTCTCTTCACCCTCCGCAACTTGGGCGGTGAGTGCGCGATCGACTGCATCGCCAGCTGCTTCACGGACCCTTCTGCGCTGCTGAAGCACGAGTGCGCGTACTGCTTGGGCCAGATGCGTGATCCTCGCGCCATCCCGACGCTCGAGAGGCTCTTGCGAGACGAGAAGGAAGAAGCAATCGTGAGGCACGAGGCTGCCGAGGCCCTGGGTGCCATCGCCGAGCAGGAGAGCGTCCAAGTGCTGCGCGAATTCGCCGCCGACCCGACGGCCGTCGTGGCCGAGACGTGTCAGTTGGCCCTGGCCCGCATCGCTTGGCTCGCGAGCGCAGAGAGCCGGCTCGAGGCATTCGCCGACAGCCCGTACAGCTCGGTCGACCCAGCGCCGCCGCTGCTTGACGACGGGGGCGGCGTGGAGGAACAGGCGCGTCTCCTGATGGACAAGTCGGCGCCGCTGTTCGAGCGCTACCGTGCCATGTTCTCGCTGCGTAACGAGGGAACCGAGCCGGCGATCCGGGCGCTGGCCGAGGGGCTTCGCTGCCCGAGCAGCGCGCTGTTCCGGCACGAGGTCGCCTACGTGCTGGGCCAGGCGAGGCACGAGGCGGCCGTCGAGAGTCTCGGCGAGGTGCTGGCCGACCAGAGGGAGTGCGGCATGGTGCGCCACGAGTGCGCCGAGGCCCTGGGCTCCATTGCGACGGGAGACTGCTTCGACATGCTGCGCCGCTTTGAGGGCGACGAGGAGCCGCTGGTGCGAGAGAGCTGCGCCGTAGCGCTGGACATGTGCGAGTACGAGAACAGCTGCGAGCTGCAGTACGCCGACACGCTGCTCAAGGTGCAGCCCGAGGCGCTCATCTGA